Within the Trachemys scripta elegans isolate TJP31775 chromosome 4, CAS_Tse_1.0, whole genome shotgun sequence genome, the region aactcgaattttgcataagttggAAAAGAATGCCTGACGATTACGCCAAAAAcaaccctcctatttctagcttacggaactttttccataagtgcggatttgcataagtcgggtttgCTTAACCCCTGCATTCCTAGTGGGGCTTGGTGGCAATATCTCCAGGAAAAGCTGTTTATATTGTCGTCATCTGAAATAGCTTTTGCTTGGTGCTGCAGATGAGCCCACCTCTGCAGTAGAAATGTAACAGAGTAGGGCTAGTTTTTCACTTAATTACTGCTGTTGTGAGAGAGATGGTGGCGGGAGAAGGAATGCTGCATTCCAGCCAATAGGAACAAAAATACCTGCATTTGAGTGACTCCACGAGCTAGTAACCATATTTTCCTAAATGGAGAGCATGCTATGCCTCTGCAAAATGGGGTATGGAAAAGTACAGTCCTTTGCTGTTAGAAGAGGGGCCCATGTCCATGCTTTGACAATACGCCCCCCTGCTTAATATGATCATACCAGGTGCTATTGTTAATAAACTTTCTTGAGCTAATTCATGTTTGAacacttaagcctggtctacactgggggggggggggagatcgatATAAgatacgccacttcagctacgctattctcgtagctgaagttgcgtatcttagatcgactgaGATtgacttactttgcgtcctcgcaGCGTGGGATCggtggccgccgctcccccgtcgactccgcttctgcctcttgccctggtggagttccggagttgacggggagtgcattcggggatcgatgtatcgcatctagatgagacgcgatacatcgatccccaataaatcgatcactacccatcaatccggcgggtagtgtagacatacccttagtagtAAGATTTATATCCTTGTTTCTGGCTGATCTGTCCAGTTAAATAATATCTAACCGTTTGGAAAGTGAAGGTAACAGAGTGGAGGTGGAAGCTGAAGAGACTCTGGACAGATACAGGGAGTTTCTTGCTTGGCAAAAAGAGTTTGCTGGAAAAGAGAAGGTAGCTGGCACCCCTAGAATCCCAGCTGGACTGGTGGTGAGTGTAGctgacgggggcgggggggagttttagaggtgttccccctccccccttgtttCTGGTGCTCCTCCTTCAGTTTCTCTTTTCTGATACCACAGCAGTGCTCCTGTTGTTTTCATACAGGTGCGTGTGTTGCACATCATCCCTCCAGTGAGGCACACACTGCAATTTTTCACCTAGCACCAGAGTGAGGGGGAAGCAGAAGGAGAGCAGGCTTGAAACTAGTGATAGCAAATGTCCAAAAGGCCCATTTAGAGAAGGATCCAAAAATTCACATAGCCATGAACACACCTGTCTGTGTGCCATTGCCCTCTACTAGATAGTGTCCAACCTGCTCAAGCATGTGGGAACTTGTCTCCTAGTGCCTGCAGACCACACAGGCAATGAACCAGTACAACTAGTTAAGTGTCTCCTTTAGCTCAGCAAGTAAGGGCTTGTTTGGTGCTTGTTATGTGAATGTGGTGTAACAAACAATTTTGTCTGTAAGCATGTCTAGAATTATTATAGGATGCTTCTCTTCTTGCCTATGTCAGGTGAGCATTGTGAGGCTTGATTGTTTGAATCACagaaccacagggttagaaggggcCTCAAGGGTCAACTAGTCAAATCCCCTGCCAAGCTGCAgggtttgttgtgtctaaaccatccaagacaggtggctgtccagcctccttttgaaaaccaccagtgaaggagcttccacaacctcccaaggcgtctgttccattgccctgctgttcttacagttaggaagtttttctggagatttaatctaaatctgctatgctgtaggttgaacccattgcctcttgtcctgccctctgcagcaaaagagaacaacttttctccatcttttttttttttttttttatggcagcctttcaagtatcagaagaccgctatcatgttccccctcttctcttttccaaactaaacatacccagttccttcagcctttgctcatagcactttgagatccttgaatggaagAGGTGTAAAAACAATGTTATTAATCGGACTCATTTGTGTTTCTGTTGCCTGAACTTTTTTTGCAGACCTCTCTTGTCTGGAAATTGGGCCAGAAAACCCTCTAGCACAAATGTCTTTTCTGTGGCATGTTGGCACTTGTATGGGGCTAAGTATATCTGGAGCAGCTGAAACCAGGGGTACAAATGTAACTACGGTGAGGCTCAGGTTCATGCAAGGGTTTGGGTTGGTCTTACTGTCATTTAAGTAGGGACAGGAGACACAGTTCAGATGAGATGACGCTTCATAGACCCGTCCGGAGCCTGACAAACCATTTCCAGGACCTCGGCCAGAAATCAGTATTAAAAAAACATGAGATTTACACAAGGCTCCAGCAGCCAGTCCAGTGAAGTAAACATCTCTTTGCTTGCTGTCTCATTCTAGGACAAGGAGCAGATGACAACGGGGATTTACACAACCAAGTGGTTCCTGCAGTGCTTCATTGACCGGGTGAGAGCTGTTCCTGGAGAGCTTCTACTTGGCAACCTGGATCCAGAGTTGATTTTCTCTAGTGCATCTGggaatttttacatatttttctaaTAAGATTCTATGAATATTTTAGAGGCCAAGATATtttgcatattttcataaagcatatacCCGGCAGGAGATAGGCTTAAAATAACTGCATGCCACTCAGACGGTCACACCATGAATAATAGATGGAAAGATGGTTTTAGGGCAAAAGTATAGGCGTGGGAgtcagatttttattttccttggctCTGCAACAAATCTGCTAAATCACTTACCCTCACTGAGCATCCCCAGCTTTATAAAGAAGATAATACCTACCTGAGTAGAGTGAGTTCATTACACttgtaaaggactttgagatctttggattgAAGGCAGTATAGTATAGTCATGTAAAGTTCATATACTCTGAATTAAATTAACTGCTGTGGCCAAAATTTTTAAACTTCAGCAAATAAATGTAGGCTCATGAGTCCATAATTAGATATCACAACAGAAATGGCCCAATTGTCTAAGTTGTTAAGCCACCTGCagttctcactgacttcactgggaaatGAGGTTGCTCAACACCTCTGACAGTCAAGCCACTTCTGTTTAAATTGGTCTGGCTGCTGGCATAGAGCAGCTGCCAATGGCCCCTACAAGATATTCCAGCAGGTAGGAATCAAATGTGTAAGGGAGCCTGCTCCACTTCTTTTCTCCAACCACACTTCTATGGTCATAGCCGCAGGGAGCGGCAAAGGAGCCACTTCAGTGGCTGTGTGCCACAAAAGATTCCCCTACACTGGTGGAATTCCCACACTGCTGGCTTGAGGGCAGCTTTGTGccaccagagcagtgcaaagctgCCTTAATATACTAGACAGGCCTCAGGATCATCCAATTAAACAGGCCCTGGTCTGTTCTGCTTATTCTCATGTCCAGCCTTGAAAATAGCAAAGCTTCCACATACTTGCAAAACTAAATATAGTAACGACTTTTCAAGGTAGGGAATCCATTTTCAAGTTGGCTTAGATTGAATTTTTTTCACCTTACGGTCCCAAAGAAGGAACGTTGTATCTGTCTTAACTGCAACTCTCTGGCCAGCCAAGCATGTGAACAATTGTTTTAAACCCAGAATTGTAGCTCATAATACACGCATAACCCTAAATCGGTCATGAAAACAAAGCATCTCTCTGTGCTATGTTGGGGTGTTAATTGGAAGGTTTATGGCACATTCTATGCACTGGCGTTCCTGAGCAGATCAATCCAGCTAGAATAGCCCTGGGGCAAAATACCCATGCCATCTGTTACAGATCGTGTCCGATTCCCCTTGCTGGCAGACCACCACAGTGCTGGGACGGGAATCCAGCATCTGGATCCCCTGGTGTTTTAAGCCTCAAGTCTGAACagactccaggcactgccccagtCTTGGGGTCCCTTGATGCTCTTTGAGTGCAGACCCTCTGCCTAGCACCATACAACCCGGAGAGCTGCAACCAGGCAGCCCTGCTCCCTAACCCTCGGAACCAGTGCTGACTCCTCAGACTGCCCCTGTCATTTAAACGCAACCACTCCCAGAATCCCACCAAAGGGGTGAGCCTTCAGAGATACAATTTAACTCACAGGCCCCATGGTAGTTGTAGCATATAACACACACTGCACAGAGTTCTACGGTGCTGTTGCTCTTTACTAAATTGcatgagaaatacacagatcCATACAAAATAATACATCCTACGTGCATTTCCTCTCACTCTAGCTCACACTGTGTGTTCATGTAGGTGGGATCTCCCCTGCTTTGCCTCACCCAGCTCCCAAAGCAGCTTCACTCCTCTTCAGCTGGTGAAAAATGGCTAAAGAGAGCGAGCAAATAGACCAGCTTCTGCCCTTTATCACCTTCCTGTCTCCTACATCAGGTGACTCCCTGGTCAGCCTCAATAGGGGACCACAGTGTGTTATGGGTAACTTTGTTGCTAGGTGAGCTCTCCCCTGATAAATCCCTTCTCCTGGTCGAGAGGCAGTCTGTTGTTTAGTGCTGTTCCATGTCAAGTAACGTTAAGTCAGTGACCCTCTTTTGTTAGCCCTTTGTCACCCGCCTTTAGAATTTCGATCCAGCATAAAGGCAAAAGCACAGAGAGAAGCCAACGAGCCTCAGATGAAATTGGCAGATTAGTATAGATACTTACAGGGAAAAGGTTCATAATCTCACCCAGAATCAATATGTTTTACAGgcagattccccaaatcatcacatcATCTAACCTGCTTCTTTTTGTAAACAGACTCCCTTCACGCTCACCTTGCGGTTGTGGGATATCTACATCCTGGAAGGAGAACGGGTGCTGACAGCTATGGCGTACACCATCCTGAAGCTGCACAAAAGTAAGCGGCTCAGCAGACTTGCTCGATTTCCCCATTCAGCCGGGATGATCCTATCATTAGAGCCTGGGGTTTAGATTTAACCTCCTTAGTCAGGAAGGGCTTAGGGAGAGACAAGCCCAGCATTGGTTTGaaagtttttcttttactttaattGGACCAAGATACAGATCTAACCAAAATGGATGCATCTCCTGAAGCTGTGTCCATTTACACCATGTCTGAAGTTCGCCCACAGTTGGCCGTTTGGCTTTTTTCTCTGTATCGTTGGATTTACACATGTATGATATCATGCAACCCCTACTGGGCATTACAGACTGGTGCCGTTTCAGGCCTCACCCGGATTTCAGAGAAAGCAAATTACTACACATAGTCCCGTGTTTGACTCTTAATGCCAGAGGGGAACTATGCCTTTGCCCTCAAAAAAGGCATATTGGCCTTTTCACATCTACTCCCCAAGGGCCAAATCCCACCTGCTCAGTATactgagggagagaagagagattaCTCAGGGCATCCTCTGCTGCAGGACTTCCATCAGCCACTGGGAAATTCCCATCAGTGGACCAGGGCAGTATGTCCTATAGGAGCTCTGCCTTGCTCAGCGCACATTGGCAGTGGAGATGAATGCTTTGTGGTTGATTGCTTGGTTCTGTtagcgctaggtgctgtacatacaccaAAGAAGGCACAGTTCCTGCACTGAAACATccaaagtcttaaaaaaaaaaaaagtcccccaCCATGCTGCAATCCTGGGCCCAATCTACAGAACTGTAAACATTGCAAAATGCGCTTTCTGACGCTATGTACGGTATTGTATACATGTATAACATGCTTTACAGAAAAACTATTTTGAGTGTTTTagagcacatttgaaaatgttagtgggactattttgttttatttgcatctCTTCTTCTGCAAAGTAATGTTCCTTAGTCCAACTGAACAAGGATCAGAGGAGAGAGCAATAcaataatgtatttataaaaatacttctaaaaatgacctgaaattgcttttatttatataaaaatgtcaCTGCCTTACAGTTAGATATTTCAGGACTTCGTGGCCCTGCTGGTCTTACTGGAGAACTCAGCATCTCCTCTTTCCAGTGGTACAAGGCTCTCCTTTGTAGCCATACCAGTCACAGGACAGAGGGGTCAGCTCCTAAACCTGTCACTGGGCACTAGTGAATATTGCTCATTGAAGGCTTTGGCCAGTGCATCTTTTTTAGAGGGAACAGGACAAATGCAGGGGTTTGAAGCTGCTCTGAGGTTTGGAATGTTTGAATAAAGCCTGAAAAGATGGATTAGTGGACGGAGTGCAGGTGTAATGGTCAAAAGTGCATGGTAACCATGCATCCATCCATCACATGGATACCATTAGTACATTAGCAGGGTAGGTGCATTTATAAGTGGGTGAGTGCTATTTATCTCCATCCATCCTAAACTTCATATAATTGTTTAAAAGTCTTACCAAGAAAGAAATCTTAGCGGTAGACCCAAGTGCACtgtggaacttttagtgtgcagtagCAGGGTCCGCTCAGCCAGCTAGTGCATGGCAGGCAcgcagggtagatttacacctcCGTTTGCTGTGCACTAAGTCTCCATGTGGACTGGTTTGTGCATGTGAAGTAATGTATgtaaagaaaaagagaggaagacTGGACAAATTAAGCCTTGATGAACAATGCAGTGGGACAGGTGGCTAATGGCAGTGGCTGCTCTCCATCACAGATGGCTGTGAAATCCTATATTAGATACGGGAAGAGTGTGAAGCACCAATTCTGAATGTCTGTGCTGAGCAACCTCAGGTTGCCCTATCCACCATTTATCTGTTGTGTCTGTAACATGCAGATTTACTCCCCCTAGAGGTGCAAAAGAAACATTCAGGAACAGTCAGACTCATTCTGTCACTGAACCAAGGCCCTGAACCTGGAAACATTTATGCACCTGCATAATCTTACTCATTCAGTGATCCCATTGAAGACCATGAGAACTACTCACCTGAGTAAAGTTACATGCaaacataaatgtttgcaggattgggactagAGATCAACTTGAGAGAACCATAAATACCGGGCAGAAAAACACATGGAAAAAGGAAGCCATGCATTGTTTCTTCTGCCCCACATTGTAacttaaatgtaaaacaaatgtcCTATACTGATAGAGTTAAAACTGCTGATCCAGTAGAAACACTgtctggatctctctctctctctctctctctctctctgagatacCATGTTGTTCTCATATTTTGCTGTGTTTTCTGCTGTCCACTAGAACGCTTActgaagatgtccctggaggactTACGGGAATTCCTGCAGGAGAGAATTTCTGCTTCTCTGCATTATGAAGATGATATTATTATTGAACAATTGCAAACGTCCATGACTGAATTGCGCAAAATGAAATTTGACCTTCCGCCCCCAGGTAGGCAGAGCATGAAAGCagcattaatttcaatttttctACTGCAGCCCAGGGTAGGCCAAGCAGTTGAAATTAACTCCTTGGTGCCAGCACTAACCATATCTTTCAAGGCCAGAGCAATGCAATTTTTTCAGGATTCTTTTCTCTCTAAACCGCAGGAAAAGGCTAACTGCTGTGGCCTTCTGAATTGCAGAGGCAACTGTGTGACCCCGGTTCTCTGTTCTGTTTGAGATCTCTTGGGTGCAAAGAGAGATTGAGTTGAGCAATGGTGGCTTTATGTCAACGTAGTAATCTGGGACCAGACAGCTCCTGGGCCAACAGCTCCTAGGGAGATACGTGGATTTTTCGGCAAAACTCAGCACCAggcatgctgagctcttttgaaaatctggccctatgtgccATTTGTcattgatgtgatttttttttttagccccaAGTTGTATCACTCTGCTCTTCCtgggtattttgttgttgttctgattTGCAGAGTCTTTGCACGTTTAAATTGAGCCAGATGTTGCAGCTGTGGTCTGCGTGCGTTGTTTTGGTTACACAGATTTTCTGGGTGTGTGAACTTCCCAGCCACTGGCACTtcacagggcagggaggggcaatGTTGTGTTTCACATAGTGCAGGGGTTGCCATGGTAATTGCCCTCTTTATGTTGTAGCATTGTATTCCCGGAGAGTGGTTAGATAGAGCGGTTAGATAGAGCCCCCTTAGCATAAATCCTTCATCATACACGAGATGGAACCTCAGTTGGCTATGGCTCCTGCTGTAGAAACacttattgaaaaataaatgaaacactCATTAGAAACCTACAAAACCCCACCTGGGTAAGTACATGAATACAGCATAATTGCACTGAACTGTGAGTCTGCAGTTCTCTCTAAGTCTGCTGTGAGGAACTCTTGTGTAAGGCTGTAACTAGAGATTGGCTAAGGGGAACCAGGTTCTGCAACCTCAAATCAGGGTGGTTTGGAGCCAGTTTAACTTTTATCAGAACTCCCGTTTGGGACTATGTATAATCAGACTAATAAACCCTGATCAGCTGACAACACAAAACGCACATGGAAATGCTTTTCTTATATGGTAAGAGGGAATTAATTATTGAACGTGATCATTGATTGATATCAGTAAAGAACTTTGAGCTCCTCTGAGAAAAGATTGCAAAATTTAAGGTTGAGATTGTCACTTGCCATACATGCTTGTGCAGGGGAATAACAGAATATGGTagcttcccctctgctctgctttACAGGCTACCCAGGTTGCTGGTGTGTGCATAGAGGAGGGGATgagctctctctcccttcccccccccccccctccacacacacacagaggtaggcagggggaggaggtagCAGCACCTGACAAGAAACTAGCACACATGAATTTCCCTGTGGAATACAGGGAGACCCAAGAAAGGCACCGTGATGGGTCACCATTCCTTTGCCTGGCTGCCTCTGGACGGGTGCAGATGCATGCTGACTCATGCATCTTGCCCTGTGTAAAGATTCAGTCTTGCCTGAAGGCTCACAACAAAGTTGCGAACAGCGAAGTATGTCCATTTTACAGCTAAACAgagacagaggttaagtgacttactcaGAGCTGCACAatgaataaaacccaggagtcctgactcccagtgcccACCTGCTTTGCTTTGCTTGTTTATACCGTAACAGTATCAGAAATGTCAAGTCTGGTGCATCCTGCTTTTGGGGGCTGACCTCTGGGAGACCTCAGGGGGTGTCTTTTGTGAGCTCTACCACTGTAGGTGAAGGGGAAGGAGAtgtgaatctttaacaaaggccTCCTTTATCCAGCTGGTTCATCACTGAAGTTAAAATAGGTGCtaacaataacaataaaataaacccaTCAGCCTGGAGGTGTGGAAATCCTCTGGCTCAGATCTCTTCTCTCAACCGCTCAGGCTTTTCACTCCTGGGGAAGCACTGTGGTGGTCAGACTGATAGGGCACTGGAGACCTGCGTTCTGTtaccactctgccactgaccggctctgtgaccttgggccacTCAGTTCCCCTCTGTTTTCCTTTTGAAGGGCCGATGTTTGTTCGACATGATTCAGATCCCTCCCAATGGCCTGTCTTGCTGGATTTGTGCACACCTTGAAAGAGAGCTTAatatgtggtttgtttgttttttttccccttatagCAAAACCTGAAGAATTCCCTAAGAAACCATTGGGGCTGGAGCTTTCTCTAAATCTCGTGGCACTGAAACCCAGCATTGCAGCGAATGGCCAGAATAAGGCTGCCACTGACCTCGACCCTGACCGAGCTACAAAGCTGTCCTCTCCAAACAGCCCTGCTCATCTGAATGAAACTATTGGTAACGCGAACATGGCAATAAACGAGAGGCTCCCTCCTCTGCCGCAGGATGGGCCTCCCTTGCCGGCAGCTGCAACAGATGTGCATCAGCATCCATTTAAGGGCCACAAGCAATGCCAAGAGGAAAACCAGCATGGAGAAGAAAATCATGTGGAGTCACCAAAGAAAGTTGCTGGTGAAACCCCATCACAGGAGCTGTCTCCTCCAGAGGAGAATGAGGTTCAGGCCCTCCCGGAGAGCCAGGATGCACCACCAGTGAGCAGGGAGGCTGTCTCACAAGAGAGTCTTCAGACTCTCAGTGCAGGAAGTGGTAAAGAGGAACTGCAGGaacagagcccctcccctgctgtagGCAACACAAACCAGGCCATTCTCCACACAGCTCAGCTGCAGGCACCTCAGCAAGCACAACCCGAAGCGTCAGCCATGGACAACTCTGCAGGGGACATTGCCACCCAGAGCCACAATCCCCAAGTAGACCTGCCTGTCAATCACAATAATATATTAGCAGGTCAGGAGTTGCCAAACCAAACACCGTCTCTTCCTTCCCTTGCCGAACAAAGACCCTCAGACACTTCTGTGCAAAACGTCTCGAGTCCTGAAGACACGAGTGCTACCAACTTCCCAGTGGATTTACTGACAGGGCTGCCTCcagagcagcagcaccagccTCCCGGTACAGACTCACACTCAGCACCAGAACAAAACCTTGCTTCTCCTTGCGACTTGTCAGAGAAAGTACAAGTCCCTGTCTTGTGGGTGGAGAAAGCCCTTgatactctctctctccctctgcaggaTGGTAGACGGCCTTCTAACGTATCTCAGTATGACAACATATCCGAGTTGGAGTACAGTGAGGATAACTCTTCTGGGCAGGTGCCCAGTATCGAGAAACTTAGCGGTGCAGTGCCACAGAACAAACCAGATTTAAAATCCTCGGTACCCAAGTCTGCATCTGTGGGTGAGATTGCAGATCTGGGGATGCACTCAGAAGG harbors:
- the LOC117877345 gene encoding uncharacterized protein LOC117877345; this translates as MKKDIETLIAEERAEIIAKYEKGRQEGAHIDPWEDADFTLYKVTDRFGFLHEHELPSRSAVEEKQKLQEIERVDKWLKMLKKWGKYRNSDKMFRRVYKGIPLQVRGQVWSLLLDIEKIKTENEGKYEKMKEQAKSFSSEIKQIDLDVNRTFRNHIMFRDRYGVKQQALFHVLSAYSVYNTEVSYCQGMSQIAAILLMYLNEEDAFWALAQLLTNQRHAMHGFFIPGFPKLQRFQAHHEQILSKLFPKLKKHMDKEQMTTGIYTTKWFLQCFIDRTPFTLTLRLWDIYILEGERVLTAMAYTILKLHKKRLLKMSLEDLREFLQERISASLHYEDDIIIEQLQTSMTELRKMKFDLPPPAKPEEFPKKPLGLELSLNLVALKPSIAANGQNKAATDLDPDRATKLSSPNSPAHLNETIGNANMAINERLPPLPQDGPPLPAAATDVHQHPFKGHKQCQEENQHGEENHVESPKKVAGETPSQELSPPEENEVQALPESQDAPPVSREAVSQESLQTLSAGSGKEELQEQSPSPAVGNTNQAILHTAQLQAPQQAQPEASAMDNSAGDIATQSHNPQVDLPVNHNNILAGQELPNQTPSLPSLAEQRPSDTSVQNVSSPEDTSATNFPVDLLTGLPPEQQHQPPGTDSHSAPEQNLASPCDLSEKVQVPVLWVEKALDTLSLPLQDGRRPSNVSQYDNISELEYSEDNSSGQVPSIEKLSGAVPQNKPDLKSSVPKSASVGEIADLGMHSEGSIDSAQQTVGLGHPAFNSLPCQKLSGGSGSVPVLSMLDSGAVQLAEGLHDRHLSSPALQGQSTPYKIVKTTTPLHVAHATEQDFLNQKKMALPLQEGSRHVGAALTAADVGAELEVVAANQCAQKSLNALREPRPCLPPKPKIPSKVAKAHSENSFYPGCPSTMQMSKSVTF